Within Citrus sinensis cultivar Valencia sweet orange chromosome 1, DVS_A1.0, whole genome shotgun sequence, the genomic segment GTGTTTCATATAGTTTTTGTTATATCAATATCATTTTTGTGTGTATGTAATAGTTTTCAAGTgaaagcaattccatgtaacGTATCTTCTTCCCCCCAGTCTTGTCGGGCCTCATTATATTACAACCCAAAGACCACGAAAACCATCGAAGAAACAGCCTCTTTGTTCAATGTGAGGTCTAATTTAGTTAATAGAACAGTCGATGGTTTCTTGGTTTCGATAAACTGCAGTTGCTTACCTGACCATGATGAGTATACTTGGCATATGGACTACACAGTCCTAAATGGGGATACATGGGAGAAGGTTTCTTCCAAATTTGGGTCATTTCTTGTGGAGAAACCAGATAAGTCATTGATTCCATCACATGTTGTGACATTAGATCTCGTATGTGGCTGTTCCGAGAGTAATGATCTTGTGACATACAAAGTTGAAGCAGGAGACACCCTTTTTACAATCTGTTCAAGGTTTAAGGCTGATGTAGACATGACTGGCAAGTTGAATGGACTCGACAATCCTGATCTTATCCATGCTGGAGATGTAATTTTCATCCCGGAGCAAGGCAAGAAAATTATAACTctcacttgattttttttttcttgtgttttgatgattcatgCAATCAAAGATAGATCTTAACTTTTCGTCATATGTAGCCGTAGAAAGCCTTTTGCTGATGATTATTTTGTACACTATGAAGATTTCACATTTGTATAGCAATTAGAGTTTTGGTCTTTTCTTGGCATTAAGATAATATGGTCTCTCATAATGGGCGTTTTAAAGAATACAGAACAGCTGGACTCAAACAGAATATATATTCTTgacttcattttcatttcttagtAACAATTCATCGATTTTGTTACAATGTGACAGTGTTATtatgtaaaagaaaatagcTCTGCAGCTaaccatatttaattattttttctttttttatggaTGGTATTGACAGCAGGCCTTCAAAATCTTACTTTGGttgaaattgaagataaagGTCAGTTACCAACTATCTTTTACAACCTTATGTTTAAACTTGTTTGAGCACCAACCAGTATAAGCTTTGTTTACACGTTGGATAAAATTCAACGCTATCTCATGAGCTGCAGTCCTTATATGTGGTGTTTCTTAAGTTCATTATCTCCTTTCCAGATCCTGTTGTGAGCACTGTGAAAAAGAGTTCAAAATCAAGAATCCACACCACAGTTGGAATCCTTTTAGCTGCATTTACTATCACATTATTTACAGTTGCATTTGTGTTTTGGAGGCGGTATAAGATGAAGGGTACTCAATCAACAAAAATCTATTCAAGGACAGTGAAATGTTTGCATTGTTACCTCGACTCATGCCCTTTGCACACGAGTGAGAgtcattttgaaattttaattctttatcttttgagcAGAAAAGGACCTGATATTTAAAGCATATTGTAAACTAGCTGCAGTTGATTCACGAGAAGTTTCTTTGTAGAATCTGAAGAAAGTGTGGTTTCCTCATTCAGTTCGGATAAAGCAACTATGTTTTCTTACAATGAAGTTCGCGATGCCACTTCCAATTTCAGTACATCTTTAAAGATTGGCCAAGGATCTTATGGATCTGTTTATCTTGGAAAACTAAGAGGAAAGGTGAGTAACATTTTCCTTTCTTACAGCATTTGCTCGAGTGATTACTCTAAAAACATATCCGCTAATAATATCCTCTTCGTATACAAATTTAGAATGCGGCAATCAAGCAGATGAAAAACACCAAGTCAAAAGAGTTCTCATCGGAGCTGAAAATTCTTTGCAAAGTCCATTCAAACTTGGTAGAGTTGAAAGAACTTTTATTATCTTCTCTTCCGATAGTCGCATAATGTTGCTTCTTCTAGTTTATGTCAATTTACCTTCATGTCAATGCTATCTTTCACTCATTTGTTACCCAAACTTATTCTGTCTTCATTCTTTTTACTTGTAAAATTCAATCAGATTGAGCTTATTGGATATGCAGCTGGTGGAGACTCTCTGTTTCTTGTGTATGAATATGCCCAAAATGGTGCATTGAGTGATCATCTGCACTGGCCCAGCGTTAAAGGTTTGGATTGTTTATCAATACTCAAATAAGTCTTGGCTAATATGAAAAGTTGGTGAGTGGGGCTTTGATAATCTACAGGCAAAAAGCCTCTTGCTTGGACCACACGCGTTCAAATTGCCCTTGATGCAGCCAAAGGTCTAGAGTATATACACCAGTACACAAAACCGTACTATGTCCATCGAGATGTGAAGACAAGCAACATTCTCTTAGACTCTAATTTTCGTGCCAAGGTGATTCTTcatctctctctttcactATATGAACATTTTCCTTTGTTGCTATTTTGTGTGCACGGAACTCTAAACATCATTATTACAGATTGCTGATTTTGGACTGGTAAAATTACTTGAGCATTCTCCTGAAATTGCAGCTGCAGCATCTCGCATAGTAGGCACATTCGGTTACCTTGCCCCCGAGTGAGTTTTGGCTTCTTTTAACatcaaagttttgatttttttttttttcgaatcGCCTGCATTAATCGGTAAAGCACtcttaaagataaaaatcatttCGGCCATTGTTTCCTTAACAAATAGGTATGTAAGAGACGGGTGTGTGACTACAAAGAGCGATGTGTATGCTTTTGGGGTTGTTCTTATGGAACTAATTACCGGGCAACAAGCACTTAGTAGAGATGCAAATCCTGGAAATAATCAATACACCGAGCATCGCTCTTTGGTTGATTATGTAAGTGTTCAATACATTACCGAAAATAAACCTATTCGACAATGTTAGCTATAATGTGACACTAAATTTTGGTCAGTCTGTAATGATGCAGATGCTGGCAGTGTTCAATGATACGAAGGATTTCATGGCCAAGCTGACAGAATGCTTGGATCCGAACCTCACTCGTTACCACAAAGATTCAATGCTTCAGGTATGTTACACGTGGGGTCCTGAAACTCTGTTGATTTTGGCTTTACTAACTATAGGCTTATGCTATTAGGCCTTGATTTTATAgccttttgttcttttcttattttcttgaagATGGCACTTTTGTCCAAGGACTGTGTGGATGAGAATTGGAAAAGGAGGCCAGACATGTCAAATGCTGCGATTCGGCTTTCACATATCCTGATTTCATCCAAGGAGTGGGAGAAAATGGAGTGTTGTCGCAACTTGTAACAACACTACAGTTGGAGCTCTGATATTAGTTATCTAAGACTCCCAAGTCTATCaatcaactttaaaaaatgtgttGTCAAAGTCAAACGTTCAATGTGATCAAGAAAATGTCGTCCCACTAACGTAAGTTAGTTCAATTGTGACATGTCTTGTAAATGAATTTGCACGCGAGCAAAATTCCTCAACTTGAATAGAATTTTGATGAGGGCTTGGAAACCCAAAGTCCCCCAACTTGACTCACTGTGAAGAAATGAATATTAAATGATGCTGTATCCAC encodes:
- the LOC102621208 gene encoding lysM domain receptor-like kinase 3 isoform X2: MCFLDSGNKVFHIVFVISISFLCVCNSFQVKAIPCNVSSSPQSCRASLYYNPKTTKTIEETASLFNVRSNLVNRTVDGFLVSINCSCLPDHDEYTWHMDYTVLNGDTWEKVSSKFGSFLVEKPDKSLIPSHVVTLDLVCGCSESNDLVTYKVEAGDTLFTICSRFKADVDMTGKLNGLDNPDLIHAGDVIFIPEQGLQNLTLVEIEDKDPVVSTVKKSSKSRIHTTVGILLAAFTITLFTVAFVFWRRYKMKGTQSTKIYSRTVKCLHCYLDSCPLHTKSEESVVSSFSSDKATMFSYNEVRDATSNFSTSLKIGQGSYGSVYLGKLRGKNAAIKQMKNTKSKEFSSELKILCKVHSNLIELIGYAAGGDSLFLVYEYAQNGALSDHLHWPSVKGKKPLAWTTRVQIALDAAKGLEYIHQYTKPYYVHRDVKTSNILLDSNFRAKIADFGLVKLLEHSPEIAAAASRIVGTFGYLAPEYVRDGCVTTKSDVYAFGVVLMELITGQQALSRDANPGNNQYTEHRSLVDYMLAVFNDTKDFMAKLTECLDPNLTRYHKDSMLQMALLSKDCVDENWKRRPDMSNAAIRLSHILISSKEWEKMECCRNL
- the LOC102621208 gene encoding lysM domain receptor-like kinase 3 isoform X1 — translated: MCFLDSGNKVFHIVFVISISFLCVCNSFQVKAIPCNVSSSPQSCRASLYYNPKTTKTIEETASLFNVRSNLVNRTVDGFLVSINCSCLPDHDEYTWHMDYTVLNGDTWEKVSSKFGSFLVEKPDKSLIPSHVVTLDLVCGCSESNDLVTYKVEAGDTLFTICSRFKADVDMTGKLNGLDNPDLIHAGDVIFIPEQGLQNLTLVEIEDKDPVVSTVKKSSKSRIHTTVGILLAAFTITLFTVAFVFWRRYKMKGTQSTKIYSRTVKCLHCYLDSCPLHTKSEESVVSSFSSDKATMFSYNEVRDATSNFSTSLKIGQGSYGSVYLGKLRGKNAAIKQMKNTKSKEFSSELKILCKVHSNLIELIGYAAGGDSLFLVYEYAQNGALSDHLHWPSVKGKKPLAWTTRVQIALDAAKGLEYIHQYTKPYYVHRDVKTSNILLDSNFRAKIADFGLVKLLEHSPEIAAAASRIVGTFGYLAPEYVRDGCVTTKSDVYAFGVVLMELITGQQALSRDANPGNNQYTEHRSLVDYSVMMQMLAVFNDTKDFMAKLTECLDPNLTRYHKDSMLQMALLSKDCVDENWKRRPDMSNAAIRLSHILISSKEWEKMECCRNL